The Kogia breviceps isolate mKogBre1 chromosome 4, mKogBre1 haplotype 1, whole genome shotgun sequence genome window below encodes:
- the LOC131756023 gene encoding DNA-directed RNA polymerases I, II, and III subunit RPABC4 → MDTQKDVQPPKQQPMIYICGECHTENEIKSRDPIRCRECGYRIMYKKRTKRLVVFDAR, encoded by the coding sequence ATGGACACCCAGAAGGACGTTCAACCCCCAAAGCAGCAGCCAATGATATATATCTGTGGAGAATGtcacacagaaaatgaaataaaatcaaggGATCCAATCCGTTGCAGAGAATGTGGATACAGAATAATGTACAAGAAAAGGACTAAAAGACTGGTGGTTTTTGATGCTCGATGA